A genomic region of Trifolium pratense cultivar HEN17-A07 linkage group LG3, ARS_RC_1.1, whole genome shotgun sequence contains the following coding sequences:
- the LOC123916118 gene encoding pleckstrin homology domain-containing protein 1-like, translating to MENLWRAATGQEPNPEDYSGIEFWSNPERSGWLTKQGDYIKTWRRRWFVLKQGKLFWFKDPSSAASSSSVPRGVISVSTCLTVKGAEDLLHKASAFELSTPHSTMFFIADNDKDKEDWINSIGRAIVLGSRSHAASEVIDYHQSQSQSAAT from the coding sequence atggAGAATCTATGGCGAGCAGCAACAGGCCAAGAACCAAACCCAGAAGACTATTCAGGAATCGAATTCTGGTCAAACCCAGAACGCTCCGGTTGGTTAACAAAACAAGGAGATTACATCAAAACATGGCGTCGTCGTTGGTTTGTTCTAAAACAAGGTAAACTTTTCTGGTTCAAAGATCCATCTTCCGCCGCCTCTTCTTCCTCCGTCCCTCGTGGTGTTATCAGCGTTTCAACTTGTCTTACTGTTAAAGGTGCTGAAGATCTTCTTCATAAAGCTTCTGCTTTTGAATTGTCGACTCCTCACTCTACTATGTTCTTCATTGCTGATAATGATAAAGATAAAGAAGATTGGATTAATTCTATTGGTCGTGCTATTGTTCTTGGTTCTAGATCTCATGCTGCTTCTGAGGTTATTGATTATCATCAATCTCAATCTCAATCTGCTGCTACTTGA